Within Eremothecium cymbalariae DBVPG#7215 chromosome 3, complete sequence, the genomic segment ACCAGGCGTAGGAGAGTTTGCCCTAGGGGAATAATCTACATTCTCAGTGGTAGGGACAACAGAAGGTATCTGGATGTTCAGCTGTTCAGCAGGCTGTACGATCCATAGTCTATGAGCTTTAGTTGCGACCAGTTTTGCAACAGTGCGTGCTAAGGAAGTTGTAGGGTACACGTGAAAGATAGGAAAGGAGTCCTTACCCATCTCTAACCCACGGGTGTTAAGAATAACACTGATAAAGTGACGGCAGGTGTTGTTTAGTAGAGGGTATTGAGAAGTTCGTGTAACATGTTTAACATCGGTGACCGAAATGTTACCAAGTAGCATACCTTGCTGATCAATCACAGCAATTGAAGAGATCCTTTCGGAGTGCATCTTGTGCAGCGCAACCAACAACGATTCACTGCCTTGCACTGAAATAACCCTCGACTGTCTCGAAGTGGGCGGTGTGTGCAAGTCCAACACACCAATACCTAGCTTTTGAAGTGAAGAGCTCAACAACGGTTCCAGATTACTAAACTGACGTGCGTTATCCCATAGGTACTTTGTTAGCCGACGCTGAGAAAGAATTCCCCTGATAGTAGTCGTAGATGGGTCCGTGATTGCAACACGATGCACACCCGACCCTAAAATCCCCATAACAGTCGAAAGATTCTCCGTCTCCGGCAACTTGTAAAACGGATTCTTCGGCGTCAACTTGACTATCCGCCCCACTGGAACTGGTTGTCCGGACTGGCATTTTCGAGTAATATCCTCGTCCGCTACAGATATCTTACCTAACACCAACAGCAAATACGAATTTAGGTCGTTGTAATCAAATGTTACACAATCCATATCACCGGAAAATTGTTCCACAGGTAACGACGTCAGATTATGACGCACTAACGTATTGAACGCCTCCTCCACCGACATCTCCGCCTCAATAAACACCAGCTTATTCTGCTCAACTAACTCGCATAGCTCAATGTGCTGCCACTTTTGAGTATGTACCTTAGTCAAACAAGACGCCGCCGTAGAATCACGTGACTCACACGAAGACGAACTGTCCTGCCGCGACAGCGGCACGCCATCCTCCCCCAACACATCCAACTGCTCTTTCAGCTGCTCTCGCTTGTGGTTTTGGTAATCCTGTTCTTCCTCCGTCTTTTGCCCACTACTGTCGCCATAGCCCGCCGCAGGCGGCGGCGTCGACAACAGCTCCACAATCGACGTATGTCGCTGCCCTGGTGAACCTGCAACAACCGCAGGCGCTCCACCTGATCCTCCAGGAAACCCTGTGCCTTGATATTGCTTTTCGTTCATTTGATTCCTTCTTTACTTCCACCCAGGTGTGCTTTCTCTAACCAGCCATCCATACCGTGTCCCCCGTGCACCGTTTTATCGTCCCTCCTCCATCTCTTACCTCCAAACTTCAACTTCGTATATTATGCTATGCTGACATAATCGAATATTTGTGTCACCTGCAAGCATTGATTATGTAAGCCACCGCAGAATACCTACATATGTGCCAAAAAGACCTGAACTGCTACCAATGGCCACTAACTACCCCGGGTGTGGATCGTCGCGGAACCCTGACCACTCACATCGACGAACTCCTCTCTGCACTCCGCCACACAATGACGTCTGCATCGCACGCTCCACGAAAACTAGTCCTCCATGGATCCGGCGGATCCCACGCATATCCTCCCATCCATGTgccagcagcagcaggctgctgctgctgctggcATCCGCTTCCCTCCGCTCAACCCATCTCGTTCTCGATCGACCCATTACCACGGTCACGTGATCgcgtttctttttctcgTTGGGCCAACGCCATCTTGATGTTGGCCCCGAGTCCAACAAATCCGCAACCAAGGCCCATCGGCGCTAGGCAACCCAGCGAGGCCTGTTGAGTGCTCTCTGGCTACTCAACCTCTGCTGCCAACGGGACTGTGCTGTACCCGAGTGTTTCCGAGACGTAGTATATATTGCGAGGCAGGATGTATGTTCTCCTGGATAACGGACGCATGGGCATGCTAGGTTTGACCGACAAAAGAATTAGCTGGGTAATATACAGTACAGTTGGCTACACGGTATCGAGTTGCAGTTGTGAATAGCACTCGAGGAACCTGCAAGAATTAGTTTTGGCTTCTTTCAGCACGGCAATTGTGCGAGTCTCTGCAAGAGGTTCAAGAGTAATTAGTGTTGTAGAGGGATTTTCTATTATACGAAAGAAGGAAGATCTTGGATTAAAGGGTTTGTTATACTATTAATAGTGTTCAAGAGAGCGATAAGATCGAAGAAAAAAGGCGGTTTAGAGATTTGAGGCAAGATGGAACAGATAGATTTGGTCAATACGAATAAGATTGCAGCGGGGGCCAACAAGGGTTCGGTGCGTGTGATAAACGGGCTGGGGAAGTTGATGGGGTCTAAGGCGATGGTGGCGGTTGATTATGAGAATGACTCTAATATGGAGTATTTGTTGGCACGTGATCAGGAGGAGAAGGAACTATATCggaaaaagaagcataTATCGGAGCAGCCCTGGACGTTAAATAACTGGCATATGCATTTGAACTGGTTGAATATGATTTTGGTGGTTGGGGTGCCTGTTATTGGGTGGTTTTTGGCTTTGTCGGGGCGGGTGCCGCTGCGGATGCCTGTGTTGGTATTTGCGGTAGTGTATTATGCAGTTGGTGGGCTGTCGATTACGGCAGGGTATCATCGGTTGTGGTCTCATCGGTCATATAGTGCCAGGTGGCCGTTGCGGTTGTTCTTTGCGGTTTTTGGAGCTTCTTCGGTTGAGGGGTCGATCAAGTGGTGGGGGCATTCGCATCGGATCCATCATCGGTTCACGGACACTGCGAGAGATCCCTATGACGCACGTCGAGGGCTGTGGTATTCGCATATGGGATGGATGTTGTTGCAGCCTAATCCGAGATGGCGTGCGCGGGCTGATATTCAGGACTTAACTGATGACTGGGTTGTTCGGTTCCAGCATCGTCATTATCTTGGACTGATGGCTTTTGCGGCTTTAGTGTTTCCAGCATTGTTCTGTCACTTTATATACGGCGATTTTCTGGGAGGTCTTGTTTATGGAGGGATTTTGCGTGTGTTTATGATCCAGCAGGCTACGTTCTGCATCAACTCGTTAGCACATTATCTAGGGGACCAGCCCTTCGATGATCACCGTACTCCTAGGGATAATTGGATTACAGCCCTGGTAACTTTTGGTGAAGGTTACCACAACTTTCACCATGAATTCCCTACTGACTACAGGAATGCTATCAAATGGTATCAATACGATCCAACAAAGCTCTTCATCTACTGTGCGTCTTTAGTTGGTCTCGCGTACAACTTGAAGAAGTTCTCCCAAAATGCTATTCAGCAGGGGTTAATTCAAcaaaagcagaagaaatTGGACCGCGAACGTGCCAAGTTGAACTGGGGGACACCATTATCTGATTTACCAGTGTGGGACAAGGCCGAATTTATGAAGGAGACGAAAGCCAATCCGGGTTTGGTCGTCATTTCCGGTATTGTACATGACGTTACTGGGTATATCACTGAACATCCAGGTGGCGAAACCTTGATCCGGGCATCTCTTGGCAAAGATGCTACCAAGGCCTTTAATGGTGGTGTGTACTTGCACTCCAATGCTGCACATAATATTTTGGCAACAATGAGGGTTGCCGTAGTGAAGGATGGACAGGATGCTGCTTCCAGGTTTGTTGCAAGAAGGGGTGAAACCTACGTAAAGAAGATCGCTTGAAGCTGGATATTTGCACAATCTACGAATCCTCATTATATATGATCCCCTACCCCTCAACAAGGCATTTACATCAGCATCTGGTTACAAatcatttatttttttatgtaGTTAATGTTGTTTTAGCATTATTTAGGGGACCAGCCGTTATAACTAATCTGGCCCATATTATTGACTACCATAGGATCAGCTtatacataatatataaccTTAGATTTCACAGGTTTCTATTCGCTTCGGATTCTCTGAATATTCCTGAACTAGGGAATCTGGAAAACCTGTTGGTTCCTTCCCATGATCGGCTGCCTTCAGTGCCATCGTATCAAACAGATCACACAGCTTTGGAACATCAATTTGTGCACAATTGTCTAGACCAAATTCAGTTGTAACGTGTTTAATCCATTCCATCCTGAATCGTATGATCTCCTGTTTGGAAAACCCCTCCATTCCTGCGCTCTTTTCCCTTACCTGAGCCCGCAGATCACCCAACCGTTTGCACATTTCATCCCATTCCAATCCCTGATATCTCCTGATTATGTCTTCTTTTAAGAGCGCCGTGAGCCTTGGAGAACACCCATTCGAGGATATCATTATTTGCAATCCTTGGCTTCCTAAAAGGCAGTTGCTCCCAAAGTAGAAGTCGCatttatttggaacatcCGCAACATTGCACATAATACCATTACCAGGCGGCCGTTTACACAAATCATAGATATGCGTACTCAACTCCCCACTGGGCAGACATGTTAAAACTATCTCAAACTTGTGTAAAGAAATATCACTGTCTTGGAACTGACGACGAATCAAGTGATATACTTGAGCTATTTCCGGTGTCCAATCATGGTTGATGAACTCACTATCCTGGCCGGATGACTTGTCTTCCACATTGTGTTCAGACTCTGGTAAATATTCAAGcaactcttcatcattctcGGGTGAAATAATTGTCAACTTGCATCCTGTTGGAATGAGTTTATGTACCCTAGTCATCCCAACAGTTCCACACCCAACAAGTAGCACATGTCTGTTCGCCATCTGGTGAGCCAGCTGTAGCGACAGCATATTTCCCTCGTACAGTTTTAGATATCAGAAAATAGAAACAAGGGGTAGTAGTTCTGGAAGAATGATGCTATATTTTAACTAGACGAATACCATTTATAAGTGGATGAACACTTCTTCTAATTAGTCATAAAGAAGCACTCAAAGAGCCACatctttgaacaaatcAATGTCTGGGTGCGCCACTGTAGTCTCTTCAAAAGTGTGACGACCTAACCATACAACCATATTAAAAGAGCGGCTATACAATTGGTTTTAGTAGTAGCCCATGTTTGATTGacataataatatatacgaATCACCAAATGATCCTGACCATCTTCCTCTTTGATGCAGTTGTGTTTTGTAATATACACAGAACGTTCGTTATATTGTGTCTTTAGTTCAAAAACTATACAATTTAAACAAGAAAATACTAAACTGAtgaaaaccaaaataataataaag encodes:
- the MET8 gene encoding bifunctional precorrin-2 dehydrogenase/sirohydrochlorin ferrochelatase MET8 (similar to Ashbya gossypii AAR152W), whose amino-acid sequence is MLSLQLAHQMANRHVLLVGCGTVGMTRVHKLIPTGCKLTIISPENDEELLEYLPESEHNVEDKSSGQDSEFINHDWTPEIAQVYHLIRRQFQDSDISLHKFEIVLTCLPSGELSTHIYDLCKRPPGNGIMCNVADVPNKCDFYFGSNCLLGSQGLQIMISSNGCSPRLTALLKEDIIRRYQGLEWDEMCKRLGDLRAQVREKSAGMEGFSKQEIIRFRMEWIKHVTTEFGLDNCAQIDVPKLCDLFDTMALKAADHGKEPTGFPDSLVQEYSENPKRIETCEI
- a CDS encoding uncharacterized protein (similar to Ashbya gossypii AAR154W); the protein is MNEKQYQGTGFPGGSGGAPAVVAGSPGQRHTSIVELLSTPPPAAGYGDSSGQKTEEEQDYQNHKREQLKEQLDVLGEDGVPLSRQDSSSSCESRDSTAASCLTKVHTQKWQHIELCELVEQNKLVFIEAEMSVEEAFNTLVRHNLTSLPVEQFSGDMDCVTFDYNDLNSYLLLVLGKISVADEDITRKCQSGQPVPVGRIVKLTPKNPFYKLPETENLSTVMGILGSGVHRVAITDPSTTTIRGILSQRRLTKYLWDNARQFSNLEPLLSSSLQKLGIGVLDLHTPPTSRQSRVISVQGSESLLVALHKMHSERISSIAVIDQQGMLLGNISVTDVKHVTRTSQYPLLNNTCRHFISVILNTRGLEMGKDSFPIFHVYPTTSLARTVAKLVATKAHRLWIVQPAEQLNIQIPSVVPTTENVDYSPRANSPTPGLPTACSGLASGPSTTSPQIGNFEKDYSAGKLIGVVSLTDILGLLARKHTENKKVDPLAARRQRGPMPR
- the OLE1 gene encoding stearoyl-CoA 9-desaturase (similar to Ashbya gossypii AAR153C): MEQIDLVNTNKIAAGANKGSVRVINGLGKLMGSKAMVAVDYENDSNMEYLLARDQEEKELYRKKKHISEQPWTLNNWHMHLNWLNMILVVGVPVIGWFLALSGRVPLRMPVLVFAVVYYAVGGLSITAGYHRLWSHRSYSARWPLRLFFAVFGASSVEGSIKWWGHSHRIHHRFTDTARDPYDARRGLWYSHMGWMLLQPNPRWRARADIQDLTDDWVVRFQHRHYLGLMAFAALVFPALFCHFIYGDFLGGLVYGGILRVFMIQQATFCINSLAHYLGDQPFDDHRTPRDNWITALVTFGEGYHNFHHEFPTDYRNAIKWYQYDPTKLFIYCASLVGLAYNLKKFSQNAIQQGLIQQKQKKLDRERAKLNWGTPLSDLPVWDKAEFMKETKANPGLVVISGIVHDVTGYITEHPGGETLIRASLGKDATKAFNGGVYLHSNAAHNILATMRVAVVKDGQDAASRFVARRGETYVKKIA